A single region of the Acetivibrio cellulolyticus CD2 genome encodes:
- the yfmH gene encoding EF-P 5-aminopentanol modification-associated protein YfmH encodes MDIKTIEYKNIDETMHTYEHKSGLRCFVIPKKGYSKKFATFATHYGSINSEFIIPGETNVTKVPDGIAHFLEHKLFEQKDGSVMDKFSQLGSNPNAYTSFAQTAYLFSCTDKFEENFSLLLDFVQNPYITEESVEKEKDIIGQEIRMYDDNANWRVFFNLLGAFYEKNPVKIDIAGSIESISKINKDILYKCYNTFYHPSNMIIVVVGDVDAVKVFEHIDKSITISSSKSEIKRVFPEESDKLNKSYVEQSLEVSMPLFQMGYKDTGFVSEGMDCLMRETAIKILLDMIMGKSSKLYNQLYNEGLINSSFEFDYSIEENYAYSVFGGESKDPLKVKDRVLEEIKSLQDKGLDLKTYERIRRANKGRLVKQLNSVDRISHSFVSVYFKGINLFDYMEVYDKISFEYINKVFKEHFAADKLAMSVIKPT; translated from the coding sequence ATGGATATTAAAACTATTGAATATAAGAATATTGACGAAACTATGCATACATATGAGCATAAGAGTGGTCTTAGGTGCTTTGTGATTCCTAAAAAAGGGTATTCAAAGAAGTTTGCAACTTTTGCAACTCATTACGGTTCTATAAACAGTGAATTCATAATACCCGGCGAAACTAACGTTACAAAAGTTCCTGATGGAATCGCACATTTTTTGGAGCACAAGCTTTTTGAACAGAAGGATGGAAGCGTTATGGATAAATTTTCACAGCTTGGTTCAAATCCAAACGCATACACCAGCTTTGCTCAGACTGCATATCTTTTTTCTTGTACAGATAAGTTTGAGGAAAACTTCTCTCTGCTGCTTGATTTTGTCCAGAATCCATATATTACAGAGGAGAGCGTAGAGAAAGAAAAGGATATCATTGGACAGGAAATCCGCATGTATGATGACAATGCAAACTGGAGAGTGTTCTTTAACCTGTTGGGTGCTTTTTATGAAAAAAATCCTGTTAAGATCGATATTGCTGGCAGTATTGAGAGTATAAGCAAAATCAACAAGGATATTTTATATAAGTGTTATAATACTTTTTATCATCCTTCAAATATGATTATTGTAGTAGTTGGGGATGTCGATGCTGTCAAAGTATTTGAGCATATCGATAAAAGCATTACCATATCTTCAAGCAAGTCTGAAATAAAAAGGGTTTTCCCGGAGGAATCCGATAAACTTAATAAAAGTTATGTTGAGCAGAGCCTTGAGGTATCAATGCCATTGTTCCAGATGGGTTACAAAGATACGGGGTTTGTCTCGGAAGGCATGGATTGCCTGATGAGGGAGACTGCTATAAAAATCCTGTTAGATATGATCATGGGAAAGAGCTCAAAGTTATACAACCAGTTATATAATGAGGGCCTTATTAACAGCTCGTTTGAATTTGATTACAGTATAGAGGAAAACTATGCGTATTCTGTATTCGGTGGAGAATCAAAGGACCCACTAAAAGTGAAGGACAGAGTGCTTGAAGAAATAAAATCTCTTCAGGATAAAGGCCTTGACTTGAAAACTTATGAAAGAATAAGGCGTGCCAATAAAGGAAGATTGGTAAAGCAGCTTAATTCGGTGGATAGAATTTCGCATAGCTTTGTTTCGGTATATTTTAAAGGGATTAATTTATTTGACTATATGGAAGTTTATGATAAAATATCTTTTGAGTATATAAATAAGGTATTTAAGGAACATTTTGCAGCCGACAAACTTGCAATGTCGGTAATTAAACCAACATAA
- a CDS encoding UDP-N-acetylmuramoyl-L-alanyl-D-glutamate--2,6-diaminopimelate ligase — MLLKELIKDLEIVDVTGDLNLEVNTIAYDSRKTRSGSLFVCVEGFKADGHKFIPQAIENGTRALLVQREVEVPEGITVIRVDDTRYALASVADKFHGHPSGDFNLVGVTGTKGKTTTTYMIKSILEMYGQKTGLIGTISNKIGDEVLPTDRTTPESYDLQELFGEMVEKQVNSVVMEVSSHALDLHRVSCSEFDIGVFTNLSRDHLDFHKTFENYLAAKIKLFKMCKKGLINVDSEYGRKVVENAECEVYTFGIDSSADIRAVDIVKHPDSVEFKVITPWFTGDIAVNIPGKFSVYNALGAIGSCALMGIPLEYIQKGLKNVTVPGRAEVVQTGTDYTIIIDYAHSPDSLENILTTVKGYAPARVISLFGCGGDRDKTKRPIMGEISGKLADFTVITSDNPRTEEPAAIINDIEEGIKKTTSAYITIVDRREAIKYAMQHAQPKDIIVLAGKGHETYIMLNDKTIHFDEREVVREILDEMNVNN, encoded by the coding sequence ATGTTACTTAAAGAATTGATTAAGGACTTAGAGATAGTTGATGTAACAGGTGATTTAAATCTTGAGGTAAACACTATAGCATATGATTCAAGAAAAACGAGAAGCGGTTCACTTTTTGTGTGCGTTGAAGGTTTTAAGGCTGACGGGCATAAATTTATTCCTCAAGCCATTGAAAATGGCACCAGAGCTTTACTTGTTCAAAGAGAAGTTGAAGTACCGGAAGGTATAACAGTGATAAGGGTTGATGATACCAGATATGCCTTAGCTAGCGTTGCTGACAAGTTTCACGGACATCCATCGGGAGATTTTAATCTGGTCGGAGTAACTGGTACAAAAGGTAAGACAACGACCACATATATGATCAAATCAATACTTGAGATGTATGGTCAGAAGACTGGACTTATTGGAACTATTTCAAACAAAATAGGTGATGAAGTTCTTCCTACGGACAGAACTACTCCTGAAAGCTATGATCTTCAGGAACTTTTTGGAGAAATGGTTGAAAAGCAGGTAAACAGCGTGGTGATGGAAGTATCTTCCCATGCACTTGACCTCCATAGGGTAAGCTGCAGTGAATTTGATATCGGGGTATTTACCAATCTCTCAAGAGATCATCTGGATTTTCATAAAACCTTTGAAAATTACCTGGCAGCAAAAATAAAGCTGTTTAAAATGTGCAAAAAAGGTCTTATTAATGTAGATAGTGAATATGGAAGAAAGGTTGTTGAAAATGCAGAGTGTGAAGTTTATACATTTGGTATTGATAGCAGTGCAGATATAAGGGCAGTAGATATAGTAAAACATCCGGATAGTGTGGAGTTTAAAGTTATTACACCGTGGTTTACCGGGGATATAGCAGTTAATATTCCTGGCAAATTCAGTGTTTATAATGCGCTTGGGGCTATCGGCAGTTGTGCTTTGATGGGAATACCACTTGAGTATATACAAAAAGGATTAAAGAATGTAACAGTACCTGGAAGGGCTGAGGTTGTGCAGACAGGAACAGATTACACAATTATTATTGATTATGCACATTCTCCTGACAGTTTGGAAAATATTCTTACCACTGTAAAAGGCTATGCTCCGGCAAGGGTAATAAGCTTATTCGGCTGCGGCGGAGACCGCGATAAAACAAAGAGACCGATTATGGGTGAAATTTCCGGAAAACTTGCGGACTTTACAGTGATTACCTCTGATAATCCAAGAACAGAAGAACCGGCTGCGATAATTAATGATATTGAAGAGGGTATTAAAAAGACAACTTCTGCATATATAACAATTGTAGACCGTAGGGAAGCTATAAAATATGCAATGCAGCATGCCCAGCCAAAGGACATAATAGTCCTTGCAGGAAAGGGGCATGAGACATATATAATGCTCAATGATAAAACCATACACTTTGATGAAAGGGAAGTAGTTAGGGAAATACTAGATGAAATGAATGTAAACAATTAA
- a CDS encoding FtsW/RodA/SpoVE family cell cycle protein yields MYFVEKTKDFNFFKKFDYVLFSAIIILSIIGAFVVKSAVNHMPNAKRMFIVHIGAMSVGIVIALIISCIDYKDFRTLGIFFYIVTTGLLVAVLFIGTGEELGSRSWIDLGAFTFQPADLAKISYILVASVFLERIYDDQKNRKANIVKFLIYSAIPMGLVAAQKDFGTTLVFVFIFFVLIFICGIAYKYIIMLLSALLLSTPFIWFFIFNDERRSRILVFLNPELDPLDAGFNVIRSKMAVGSGQIYGKGLFRGIQAQNGTVPVSESDFIFSVVGEELGFIGAVIIIGLICFILIRCIYIAMHARDSYGSFVVIGITAIWGFHAMENIGMSVGVLPCTGIPLPFVSTGGSYMLTSFIAVGIVLSISMRRKKEIFNSSD; encoded by the coding sequence ATGTACTTTGTGGAAAAAACAAAAGACTTTAACTTCTTTAAAAAGTTTGATTATGTTTTGTTTTCGGCAATTATTATTTTGTCGATTATTGGCGCGTTTGTTGTCAAGAGTGCTGTGAATCATATGCCAAATGCAAAAAGGATGTTTATAGTTCATATAGGAGCGATGTCAGTTGGAATTGTGATAGCCCTGATAATAAGTTGCATAGACTATAAAGATTTTAGGACATTAGGTATCTTTTTTTATATTGTTACAACGGGGCTTTTGGTAGCAGTGCTCTTCATTGGTACAGGAGAAGAACTTGGAAGTAGAAGCTGGATTGATTTAGGGGCATTTACTTTTCAACCTGCAGATCTTGCAAAAATATCGTACATTTTAGTTGCTTCTGTTTTCTTGGAAAGAATATATGACGATCAGAAGAACAGAAAAGCCAATATAGTTAAGTTTTTAATATATTCAGCTATACCTATGGGGCTGGTTGCAGCTCAAAAGGATTTTGGTACCACACTGGTATTTGTTTTTATATTCTTTGTGTTGATTTTTATCTGTGGAATAGCTTATAAATATATTATTATGCTGTTGAGTGCCTTACTATTATCTACTCCATTTATATGGTTTTTTATATTTAACGATGAGAGAAGAAGCAGAATTTTGGTTTTTTTAAATCCTGAACTTGACCCTCTAGATGCAGGGTTTAATGTAATAAGATCAAAGATGGCTGTTGGGTCAGGGCAGATATATGGTAAAGGGCTTTTTAGGGGGATTCAGGCACAGAATGGAACTGTACCGGTTAGTGAATCGGATTTTATTTTTTCTGTAGTGGGCGAAGAATTGGGATTTATAGGAGCAGTAATAATAATTGGATTGATCTGTTTTATTCTAATAAGATGTATATATATTGCCATGCATGCACGAGATTCATATGGATCGTTTGTTGTTATTGGAATTACAGCTATATGGGGTTTTCATGCAATGGAGAACATTGGAATGAGTGTAGGTGTATTGCCTTGTACAGGAATTCCGCTACCCTTTGTCAGTACGGGAGGAAGCTATATGCTGACTAGTTTTATAGCTGTTGGTATAGTCTTAAGTATATCGATGAGAAGAAAGAAAGAAATTTTTAACTCCTCTGACTAA
- a CDS encoding PASTA domain-containing penicillin-binding protein encodes MASPGVAMKKRLLFLMLAFTSLVIALIVRVGWIQIVEGEKYQEMAFEQQNRDREITPKRGSIMDKNMKILAMSATVERIVANPQEIKKLSADEKERIAEKLAQILQLKKEDVLKRITRNNSSYEVVKKQVEKEVGNEVRKWKEELNKEWEKEEKSTGIYIDEDTKRYYPENNLAAHVVGFTGADNQGLSGIEQVMENYLKGVPGKILSETDAIGRYVPFSEEKRIDPQNGLNVVLTIDENIQYFASNALDKAIEDNKVLNGATAIVMDPRNGDILAMVSKPDFDLNNPRSAPPGENTETWNGYSSDGVAKLSKTVWRNKCVMDTYEPGSTFKAITSAAGLEEGVVTPDTMTSDRTINVLGSNINCWKPNAHGTETFREAVYNSCNPAFVKVAQSLGIDTFYKYVRAFGFYDKTGISLPGEGKSMWHDKPSEIDMAVASFGQRFQITPIQLISAYGAIANGGKLMKPRLVKELTDENGNVVQKFEPEVVRNVISQNTSETLRGVLEGVVSEGTGKNAYVKGYRVAGKTGTSQTIVNGVYVASFSAIAPADNPVICVLIALDNPRGDTYYGGVIAAPVAGKIVEDTLNYLGVERRYNEKDLKVMAEEVYVPDIRGKTVEEAKKVLKDKGLEWKIEGDNKGNSTIVKKQTPKAGASIAKSSVVIVYTDTPDAEKMVKVPDLTKKTVDEATQALNDAGLNIKINGIGNAMNQSFEADKEVPEGTVIEVDFRYLDTD; translated from the coding sequence GTGGCTAGTCCTGGTGTAGCAATGAAGAAAAGACTTTTATTTCTGATGTTGGCATTTACTTCACTTGTAATTGCTTTGATTGTGAGGGTTGGGTGGATCCAGATTGTGGAAGGTGAGAAGTATCAGGAAATGGCCTTCGAACAACAAAACCGTGACAGGGAAATTACTCCGAAGCGCGGATCTATTATGGATAAGAATATGAAGATACTGGCAATGAGTGCTACTGTTGAGAGGATAGTTGCTAATCCCCAGGAAATTAAAAAATTGTCGGCAGATGAAAAGGAAAGAATTGCCGAGAAGCTTGCACAAATACTGCAGCTAAAGAAAGAAGACGTATTAAAGCGAATTACTAGAAATAATAGCAGTTATGAAGTTGTTAAGAAGCAGGTTGAAAAAGAGGTTGGCAATGAGGTTAGAAAGTGGAAGGAAGAATTGAATAAAGAGTGGGAAAAAGAAGAAAAATCGACAGGAATATATATAGATGAAGATACTAAAAGATATTACCCGGAGAATAATCTGGCTGCGCATGTAGTTGGTTTTACGGGAGCTGATAACCAGGGGCTTTCCGGGATAGAGCAAGTTATGGAGAATTATTTAAAAGGTGTTCCGGGCAAGATACTAAGTGAGACGGATGCCATTGGGCGTTATGTACCTTTTTCCGAGGAAAAGCGTATTGATCCTCAGAATGGTCTCAATGTTGTTCTGACGATTGATGAAAATATACAATACTTTGCTTCTAACGCATTGGATAAGGCTATAGAAGATAATAAAGTTTTAAATGGAGCAACAGCAATAGTTATGGATCCGAGAAACGGTGATATTCTGGCTATGGTATCAAAGCCGGATTTTGATTTAAATAATCCCAGATCGGCACCTCCGGGGGAAAATACTGAAACTTGGAATGGATATTCTTCAGATGGAGTAGCAAAACTCAGCAAGACTGTCTGGAGAAATAAATGCGTTATGGATACATATGAACCGGGTTCTACTTTTAAGGCCATTACTTCTGCTGCTGGATTGGAAGAGGGAGTTGTAACCCCTGATACCATGACAAGCGATAGAACCATTAATGTACTTGGAAGTAATATCAACTGCTGGAAGCCTAATGCTCATGGCACTGAAACTTTCAGAGAAGCTGTGTATAATTCCTGTAATCCTGCGTTCGTTAAGGTTGCACAGTCATTGGGCATAGATACATTTTATAAATACGTCAGGGCTTTCGGCTTTTATGATAAGACAGGGATTTCTCTTCCGGGAGAAGGTAAAAGTATGTGGCATGATAAGCCTTCTGAAATAGACATGGCGGTAGCATCGTTCGGGCAGAGGTTTCAGATTACTCCAATACAGCTTATTTCAGCTTATGGTGCAATAGCAAATGGTGGTAAGCTTATGAAGCCAAGGCTTGTGAAGGAGCTTACTGATGAAAACGGCAACGTTGTTCAGAAGTTTGAACCGGAAGTTGTTAGAAATGTTATTTCTCAAAATACTTCAGAGACGCTTAGGGGTGTATTGGAGGGAGTTGTATCGGAAGGTACCGGAAAGAATGCTTATGTTAAGGGATATAGGGTAGCAGGTAAGACGGGTACATCGCAAACCATAGTTAATGGTGTATATGTAGCATCATTTTCAGCAATTGCGCCGGCTGACAATCCTGTGATATGTGTTCTTATAGCACTGGATAATCCGAGGGGAGACACCTATTATGGTGGAGTTATTGCAGCTCCAGTTGCCGGAAAAATAGTTGAGGATACTTTAAATTATCTTGGAGTTGAAAGAAGATATAACGAAAAAGATTTGAAAGTTATGGCGGAAGAGGTTTATGTTCCTGACATAAGGGGCAAGACAGTTGAAGAGGCTAAAAAAGTTCTTAAAGATAAAGGACTTGAATGGAAGATTGAAGGAGATAATAAAGGTAATAGCACAATTGTTAAAAAGCAGACTCCAAAAGCTGGTGCTAGTATAGCAAAAAGCTCTGTGGTTATTGTGTATACAGATACACCAGATGCAGAAAAAATGGTTAAAGTACCGGATTTAACAAAGAAGACAGTTGATGAAGCAACTCAGGCTCTTAATGATGCGGGATTAAATATAAAAATAAACGGAATAGGTAATGCAATGAACCAGAGTTTTGAAGCTGATAAAGAAGTCCCAGAGGGTACGGTAATAGAAGTAGATTTCAGATATCTTGATACTGATTAG
- the yfmF gene encoding EF-P 5-aminopentanol modification-associated protein YfmF: protein MINSIASENHVSEIASFNGIKVYQIKTDKFKTNSINIFFHDNLSRENASKNALLPAVLRRGSVNFPTIQDISLYLEELYGAAFDCGVTKKGENQIIQFYLDFISDKYANGEADLTQKAFDLIFEIITKPVTENGVFKKEYIDQEAKNLKELIESRVNDKVQYGVDKCLEVMCENEPFSIFDYGNIEDIDGINAGNLFEHYKYFLETLPVYVFISGDINEEQTTYVIDKLKQIKRGSVKTISPVSIESHVSKVREVTEQMNVNQAKLSIGFRTNVEPKTEEYYKLMVYNSILGGGLHSKLFQNVREKNGLAYYVFSRLEKFKGLMVISGGIEINNRDKAYDIIMKQLEDMKNGVISDYEFESSVKSIETGIKSLKDSQLQVVDFNLSQMIAGTKDSPDDIIERIKKVSRQDVIDIAKKIEMDTVYFLTSK, encoded by the coding sequence ATGATTAATTCTATAGCATCGGAAAATCATGTTTCAGAGATTGCTTCTTTTAACGGTATAAAGGTTTATCAAATTAAGACTGACAAATTTAAGACTAATTCTATAAACATATTTTTTCATGATAATTTAAGCAGGGAAAATGCTTCAAAAAATGCCTTGTTACCCGCAGTTTTAAGAAGGGGAAGCGTGAATTTTCCTACAATACAGGATATCTCGCTTTATCTAGAAGAGTTGTATGGTGCTGCTTTTGATTGCGGAGTGACTAAGAAAGGTGAAAACCAGATAATTCAATTTTATTTGGACTTTATATCCGATAAGTATGCAAATGGTGAAGCCGATTTAACTCAGAAGGCTTTTGATCTGATTTTTGAGATAATTACAAAGCCTGTTACAGAAAATGGAGTATTTAAAAAGGAATACATAGATCAGGAAGCTAAAAACCTTAAAGAACTTATTGAAAGCCGGGTGAATGATAAAGTTCAGTATGGTGTTGATAAGTGTCTTGAAGTAATGTGTGAGAACGAACCCTTCAGTATATTTGATTATGGAAATATTGAAGACATAGATGGCATAAATGCAGGTAATCTGTTTGAACATTACAAGTACTTTTTGGAAACTTTGCCTGTCTACGTCTTTATTTCTGGAGATATAAATGAAGAGCAGACCACATATGTCATAGATAAGTTAAAACAGATTAAACGAGGCAGTGTGAAAACAATATCACCTGTTAGTATAGAAAGTCATGTGTCAAAAGTAAGAGAAGTTACAGAACAAATGAACGTCAATCAGGCAAAGCTGTCCATCGGGTTTAGAACCAATGTTGAACCAAAGACTGAGGAATATTATAAATTAATGGTCTACAACAGTATTCTTGGCGGTGGATTACATTCAAAACTTTTTCAAAATGTCCGTGAAAAGAACGGTTTGGCCTATTATGTGTTTTCAAGGCTGGAGAAATTCAAAGGGCTGATGGTTATCAGCGGAGGTATAGAAATCAACAACAGGGATAAAGCATATGACATTATAATGAAGCAGCTGGAGGATATGAAGAACGGAGTTATATCTGATTATGAATTTGAATCATCGGTAAAAAGTATTGAAACGGGAATAAAGTCGCTTAAAGACAGTCAACTCCAAGTAGTAGATTTTAATTTAAGCCAGATGATTGCTGGAACAAAAGATTCTCCGGACGATATAATAGAAAGAATTAAAAAAGTTTCAAGGCAGGATGTTATTGATATTGCAAAAAAAATAGAAATGGATACAGTATATTTTCTTACATCGAAGTAG
- a CDS encoding FtsB/FtsL family cell division protein, with protein MIKTDKNYIQGTAARKLEYDVYEENKVLSEKKKQRVNNKVKVKVVFALLVIFSLSGLVMYRYALITDLNYKISKKMNEYTEIKNDNTRLTVKLESELDLQKVRQIAEENLGMQKPDKYQYTYVKVPKSDFTTASNEINDEEKTDENIFYSLLSKVDKLTRFFY; from the coding sequence ATGATAAAAACAGATAAAAACTACATACAAGGTACTGCTGCAAGAAAACTTGAATATGACGTTTACGAGGAAAATAAAGTTCTTAGTGAGAAGAAAAAGCAAAGGGTTAACAATAAGGTAAAAGTTAAAGTTGTATTTGCCTTATTGGTTATATTCTCACTATCTGGATTAGTTATGTATAGATATGCTTTAATAACAGATTTAAACTATAAGATTAGCAAGAAGATGAATGAATACACAGAAATAAAAAATGATAATACCAGGCTTACGGTCAAGTTAGAGAGTGAGCTGGATCTTCAAAAAGTTAGACAAATTGCTGAGGAAAATTTAGGCATGCAAAAACCTGATAAATATCAGTATACATATGTTAAAGTACCAAAAAGTGATTTTACTACTGCTTCTAATGAAATTAATGACGAAGAAAAAACTGACGAGAACATTTTTTATTCTCTGTTAAGTAAGGTTGATAAGTTGACAAGATTTTTTTACTAG
- the rsmH gene encoding 16S rRNA (cytosine(1402)-N(4))-methyltransferase RsmH, with amino-acid sequence MDFEHKPVLFEECIENLDIKPDGVYVDGTLGGAGHSSAIYQKLGEKGMLIGLDQDGFALETSKKRLEDQNGKGSLIFANTNFVNIKSVCFENKIACVDGILLDLGVSSHQLDEAERGFSYNKDAPLDMRMDRRQKFTAETIVNEYSKEEIKKIIREFGEENWASRIAEFIVQRRDEKRIETTGELVEIIKAAIPSSARREGPHPAKRTFQALRIAVNDELGILSKAIEEGVNLLKPGGRFCIITFHSLEDRIVKNEFNKYINPCTCPSTFPVCVCGKKKLAESVHRKPIVPSVKELEENPRARSAKLRVLEKQ; translated from the coding sequence ATGGATTTTGAGCATAAGCCGGTGCTGTTTGAGGAGTGTATTGAAAATCTAGACATAAAACCTGATGGAGTATACGTTGATGGGACGCTCGGAGGTGCAGGGCATTCTTCGGCGATATATCAGAAACTTGGTGAAAAGGGTATGCTGATAGGTCTTGATCAGGATGGATTTGCTTTAGAAACCTCAAAAAAACGGTTGGAAGATCAAAATGGTAAGGGCTCATTAATTTTTGCAAATACTAATTTTGTTAATATTAAAAGTGTATGCTTTGAAAATAAAATTGCATGTGTAGATGGAATATTGTTGGATTTGGGAGTTTCGTCCCACCAGCTTGATGAGGCTGAAAGAGGATTTAGTTACAATAAAGATGCTCCTTTGGATATGAGGATGGACAGAAGACAAAAGTTCACAGCCGAAACGATAGTGAATGAATATAGCAAAGAAGAAATTAAGAAGATAATCCGGGAATTCGGAGAAGAGAACTGGGCATCTAGAATTGCAGAATTTATAGTACAGAGAAGAGACGAAAAGAGAATTGAAACTACGGGTGAACTGGTTGAAATAATAAAAGCTGCAATACCTAGTTCGGCAAGGAGAGAGGGACCACATCCAGCTAAGCGGACGTTTCAAGCTTTAAGGATAGCAGTTAATGATGAACTAGGGATACTTTCTAAGGCAATAGAGGAAGGTGTCAACCTCTTAAAACCAGGAGGAAGGTTTTGTATAATAACATTTCATTCTCTTGAAGATAGGATAGTAAAGAACGAGTTTAATAAATACATTAATCCATGCACGTGCCCAAGCACTTTTCCGGTATGTGTATGTGGAAAGAAGAAGTTGGCGGAATCGGTGCACAGAAAACCTATTGTACCTTCAGTTAAGGAATTGGAAGAAAACCCGAGAGCAAGAAGTGCAAAGCTGAGAGTGCTGGAAAAACAGTAA
- a CDS encoding Spo0E family sporulation regulatory protein-aspartic acid phosphatase: MNELKIQKLQYELNAMIDNDDDFNKIYETSVELDSLIVEYYNHMLNRKEREY; the protein is encoded by the coding sequence ATGAATGAATTGAAGATTCAGAAATTACAGTATGAGCTAAATGCTATGATAGACAATGATGATGATTTCAACAAAATTTATGAAACGAGTGTTGAGCTGGATTCGTTGATAGTGGAATACTATAACCATATGCTAAACAGGAAGGAACGTGAATATTAA
- the mraZ gene encoding division/cell wall cluster transcriptional repressor MraZ: MFYGEYQHSVDAKGRVIVPSKFRDGLGEKFIVTKGLDNCLFAYSAEEWSNLETKLKSLPFTDKDVRAFVRFFFAGATECEVDKQGRILLPQNLREYAGLDKDIYVIGVSTRVEIWDKAKWENYSGDENMSADNIAEKMAMLGI; the protein is encoded by the coding sequence TTGTTTTATGGTGAATACCAGCATTCAGTAGACGCGAAAGGTCGTGTCATAGTACCGTCAAAGTTTAGAGATGGACTTGGCGAGAAGTTTATTGTGACCAAAGGTCTTGATAACTGTTTGTTTGCGTATTCAGCTGAAGAGTGGAGCAACCTTGAAACCAAGCTTAAATCACTACCATTTACCGATAAAGATGTTAGAGCATTTGTAAGATTTTTCTTTGCAGGAGCTACTGAATGCGAAGTGGACAAGCAGGGAAGAATATTATTACCTCAAAACTTAAGAGAATATGCAGGATTGGATAAGGACATTTATGTTATTGGGGTATCAACCAGAGTTGAAATATGGGACAAGGCTAAATGGGAAAATTACTCTGGCGATGAAAATATGAGCGCAGATAATATCGCGGAGAAGATGGCGATGTTGGGTATTTAA
- the lgt gene encoding prolipoprotein diacylglyceryl transferase — protein sequence MGYIEFPKLGFSIPINREAFNVFGLSVYWYGIIISAGFFLAVLLAMKNCKKAGIKSDDIIDLVLIAAPLSIIGARLYYVIFNWSEFNGDFFKIINIRTGGLALYGALIVAAIVAIVFSRRRKINPLNFIDFCIPYFVLAQAIGRWGNFANQEAFGRNTNLPWGMTGDVIKSQLKNLQDLGATVYPDIPIHPTFLYESLWNLGVFFLLMWYTKRKKQNGEVFCLYMIAYGAGRFWIEGLRLDSLWLGSFRISQALSLVFVIVFGLIFIISRVKAKNKQIESENVVESEYSALLHNLKGDQGSENVETYVAEEEAEINHEVVENKKEEGV from the coding sequence ATGGGCTATATAGAATTCCCGAAATTAGGATTTAGCATTCCCATAAATAGAGAGGCATTCAACGTATTTGGTCTTTCGGTTTATTGGTATGGAATTATTATTTCGGCAGGATTTTTTCTTGCTGTTCTTCTCGCAATGAAGAATTGCAAGAAAGCAGGTATTAAATCGGATGATATTATCGATCTTGTATTGATTGCAGCGCCTTTGTCTATTATAGGCGCGAGGCTTTACTATGTTATATTCAATTGGAGTGAATTTAACGGAGATTTTTTCAAAATAATCAATATCAGAACCGGTGGACTTGCCCTTTATGGAGCTTTAATAGTAGCTGCGATTGTAGCTATAGTATTTTCAAGGCGAAGGAAGATTAATCCATTAAACTTTATTGACTTTTGTATTCCCTATTTCGTGCTTGCACAAGCTATAGGCAGATGGGGCAATTTTGCCAATCAGGAGGCGTTTGGACGTAATACTAATCTTCCGTGGGGAATGACGGGTGACGTCATAAAAAGTCAGTTAAAGAATCTACAGGATTTAGGAGCAACTGTTTATCCTGATATTCCTATTCATCCGACGTTTTTATATGAATCTCTATGGAACCTGGGAGTATTCTTCCTTCTGATGTGGTATACAAAGAGGAAGAAGCAAAATGGAGAGGTATTTTGTCTATACATGATTGCGTATGGGGCAGGTAGATTTTGGATTGAGGGCTTGAGGCTTGATAGTCTTTGGTTAGGCTCTTTTAGAATATCACAGGCTCTATCCCTTGTATTTGTAATTGTTTTTGGGCTGATTTTTATAATAAGTCGGGTTAAGGCAAAGAATAAGCAAATTGAATCTGAAAATGTCGTAGAGAGTGAATATTCAGCACTACTGCATAATCTTAAAGGAGATCAGGGCTCGGAAAATGTCGAAACGTATGTTGCTGAAGAAGAAGCCGAAATAAACCATGAAGTAGTTGAAAACAAGAAGGAAGAAGGTGTTTAG